In a genomic window of Scyliorhinus torazame isolate Kashiwa2021f chromosome 5, sScyTor2.1, whole genome shotgun sequence:
- the LOC140422436 gene encoding uncharacterized protein isoform X2: MDTCPMEKPWKCGDCGKGFNFPSKLEIHQRSHTGERPFNCSQCGKGFRQLSHLLTHQRVHTGEKPFVCSECGKGFSDVSTLHRHQRIHTGERPFTCSVCGKRFIQSSHLLEHQRVHTGEKPFTCSVCGKGFSNSSHMLTHQRVHTGERSFTCTVCGKAFSRLFHLLTHQRVHSGEKPFTCSECGRGFSDSSNLLTHRRVHTEERPFTCSMCGKRFNHSTSMMRHQRVHTAVFFKIF; the protein is encoded by the coding sequence ATGGACACCTGCCCcatggagaaaccttggaaatgtggagactgtgggaagggattcaatttccCATCAAAGCTGGAAatccatcaacgcagtcacactggggagaggccgttcaactgctctcaatgtgggaagggatttcgtcagttatcccacctgctgacacaccagcgtgttcacactggggagaagccgttcgtttgctctgagtgtggaaagggattcagtgaCGTATCCACCCTGCATAGACACCAGcgaatccacactggggagagaccgttcacctgctcggtgtgtgggaagagattcattcagtcatcccacctgctggaacaccaacgagttcacactggggagaagccgttcacttgctctgtgtgtggaaagggattcagtaattcatctcacatgctgacacaccagcgagttcacactggggagaggtcattcacttgCACTGTTTGTGGGAAAGCATTCTCTCGGTTATTccacttgctgacacaccagcgcgttcacagtggggaaaagccattcacctgctcggagtgtgggaggggattcagtgattcatccaatctgctgacacaccgacgagttcacactgaggagagaccattcacctgctccatgtgtggaaagCGTTTCAATCATTCAACATCTatgatgagacaccagcgagttcacaccg